In Magallana gigas chromosome 1, xbMagGiga1.1, whole genome shotgun sequence, the sequence ttgaaatgaaatttggtatactggtttatcatgataatatctaggtcaggtTCGATATTGGATACGATCGAGTAATTTTCGACAAAGTTGATTTTCGACatagttatggcccttggaattagaaaaattctagttttttgcagtttctgATCTTTTCTTTGCAGAGTATGAacatactgaaatgaaatttggtatacaggtttatcatgataatatataggtcaagtttgataatGGGTACTACCGATCGAGCACTTTTCGACAGAGTTGATTTTCGACATAGTTATGGCCCTTGAAATTAGAacaattctagttttttgcagtttctgttcattttctttgcagagtaTGAacatactgaaatgaaatttggtatacaggtttatcaagataatatctaggtcaagatgttgtaatgcattttAGAAGCAAAGTAgctgatcgtaacaatatcagtttgtaaaactcatttaatGGACctaaatcttaaatctttaatgtgctatatcttaaaaagcaaaacactttgttagccattttaaagaatattgacaatcgtatacattatttgaaaaattgaacagaacacctactcgttactcgtaacgagatcgtatatAGTTAGTAGATATTAttgtaaatcaattaaaatctacactttGAAGTATTGTAGCTGCGATGGGTTGTTGAAAGTGTGAATGGTAGGCTCAAGACTTGGAACTACCCATATAGGACAATTTCTAATGGTCAAATTCCACACATCGTAGGCTATGTTTGCATCATAAGCTCCATATGCAATAAATTCAGGCCTGGTGTTAGTGTAGCAGTAGAGAGTGCTGCATAGATGCGTTTTCTTTCAAAGGAAGCCAATGTACTTAAAGAATATGTACAAACAAATGGTAATTTGGTAAAAATACTCGACATAAAAGAATTACATAAAGGTCATTTTGTTTAGATTGTTACAACATCggaagaataaatatatatttttttttttatcataacttGATATGAATTTCtaaaatttttacaattgaCTAAGATATATGTGTTAACGAGGGGTTTTTTAACATTAGGTCTGGACAAACGTGAAATAAGATGGCAGAAGATCGACACCAGCGATACAAGTAGTGTATTTCCTCAACTTTCAGAAGAAGAAATACGAGAGTTAACGACGGGGGTATATCAGAGAAAGCTAGCTTAGTCTTATGCCCAAGAACATGTAGATAAAGATGGCAACTACGAAATTCTTGTCAAAAATGAATGGTTCCTTATGCGCCAAACTTGAAAGCAGACATGTCTCGACAAAGAACTCAGCTATGTTAAGGGCGTCCATACAAAAATAGCGatatttatcacataaaatGTTAGCCTTTGAACAATCTTGGTATTCTACTCCAAACATTTGTTaaacaaagtgatattttatcgattatacaaattaaataatttgttatcggATGAGCAATTTTTGAGTCTCTTGGGAATACCCTGTCACGTGATACTGCTAAAAATAGATGAACCAGGAATAATACGAAAGAATGCAAAGTGCAAGGGCAtaacataaacaaataaagttaTTTCTGTTTCTAACTTGTAAAATGAACCTTCAAAATATCGAAAAGTGCTGGGAGcttaaaatattcaagtaagaacaattattaaattcaatgtaaacagtGTATGAACAGCAATTCACTGGGATTTCCCGCAATTAACgcttatttatatgaaatgcGTAGCGACTTCATACAGCTCCCAGCACTTTTTGATATAATAGGGATACAATGGTAAGACAtggaaattttcaatatatttgatcaagtgtatgcccttgcactaCTGCATTTTATCTGACCCACTTCACTTTCAGCGTCATTTGCGTGAAATTCAAACGCAACAATGACtaagatcatgattttaattttcattcttaaaataatttaacgcTGTGAATTTcactaaaataatgttaaaatgttgtttCTGTTCACACCAATCatcattataaaattgttgaaattggaaaaaaataatttcatcagttgcctttattggggggggggggggggtgtaagtgTTGAGTTTgtaatttacacatttatgtTACTATGCTGGtgaataaattcttttaatgtatAATCAGGTTTACTTGTAatcataattgatattttagtactaattaaagaaaacaagaagaaacaatatatcaatattatcaagaatttattttgataatcaacTTTACAAATACTATAGATATTGCTTTTCTGTGACAAACTGTTCAACAAGACTagtgttttctgatttttagtatttttcagTCATAATGTGTAATTTATGGAAATTGACAATTCTTCTTGCACACTACATGTTCTTCTCTTCTGTCTTTTTGATATTAGGAGGTAGTCCAGTTGATAAGAAAACCAATACCTGAAATGatgaatatatatcaatttcaaatttcatttcaatagatatcaatgcaaattattataataggttACATTAGTatcattatcaatatgatattaaaaaacaacaaactatGCATGAAGTTGAAGTTAGtgagtaaaagaaatatttatatacatttgtagtaCCTACTTTTTATCAACATCCCAAGAAGTGTTTTCAGTGGACCATCTACTGCCCAAGCAACcctgaaaatgaataatgtgtCATAATTAGCAAGCTATTGTGTTAAAGataacatgaaaatgaaacattacTCTATTATTGGGCATATTAATGGCGGTTTCAATTTCAGTGATATTACAACAGGCattatcaaatgtttaaaatgtgtggaaattcagtttgaacacactttaattttgtcttaaataaaattaattagatCTTCATAAAGAAGGctgaataaaataacacaaacaACATTACAATCTTGTCTATAATCATTCCAGATCCTCACAGTAATCTTTGTAGTGCTAGCACATACAGTGTTTGGCCATGGCCTTTTTAATGTGTACTTTGAACATGGAGGAAATTGTGGCGAGCTATTCTTGAAgtcttgaaataaaaactcccttttcctttttatacatttaataaacacatataaataaatcaacaatACAACACAATATTAGACTGAAAACAATACACACGAATAGCCTACCACATTGTTAAAGATAACTGACACACAACACattcatatcatatatacacCTCTGCTCACACTTCACACAATCTGACACCAAAACACACTCTCTTCTCTTGCACTGTCTAAAAGTAAAAGCCACCCATCTAACCCCTATCACTTATCATGCTTATTTCCCTTCCCTAACTATACCTTTTATTCCCTGTACTATACTCTATTTCTATTTAACACCTTCAAACCCTTTCTCCTCTCTCTCCTGCTCGCCAACTGTCTTCTGCTAAACTTACTTCCTCTCGTTCAATATTGACAAAAAGTAAACACTCGGACAAAAACGGAAAATGGattaaacattaacaaaaaaCCTTGATCTGACAAAAACGGACATACATTAACATTACTAAGAGATTAAACAAACTTATTAAAACATGAAAGTAAACATTAACATCTATGTCCATATTAGAAATGaaattgtgatatatatatacatgtattcacaacACTCCCACGACCAACAATGTCGTCACGAATTTAACCAGTCTTTAATCTTCTCCCTCGCCTCTTGCGCGGTTTTTCGTTTGGGTCTCGTTTGCGGCGGCTCAGGATCATTTTTGGATTTGGTTACCGATTGATCTTCATAGGCCATACTCTTGTTACTTGCGGTACTTTGATTTTCCACTGGATTCTCACTGTTTTTTGTCTCTGTATCTTTGGAACACTCGATCGGATAGAGTAGGTTCAACGGTCTATTGAGAGTCTTCTTGCTAGGTAGCAATACCTTTCCAGAACGAATCTCTCCATCTTGGCTTACTGTAAGTTCACAAAGGCGTCCTATTTTCCAGCTTCCACGAGGAAGGTCATCTTTAACTAACACCACATCACCAATCTGTGGTTCCTCGCTGTGCTTGACTCTTCTTTCTTTTAGTCTGTATGCTGTTCTTTCTCGTAGACTTAGCAGATATTCATCACGCCAAGCTTTCCAAAAAGCATCTAAATGTTTCTGTCCTTTCTTCCATGTCTGCAATCACTTCTCGGCACTGCTGATGTTGGGTAAATACTCGGAATCCTCTGTATCTTCTTCATTACTATCTGGGATACCAGTTTTAGGATTCAGTGTCAGGAAGTGAGCAGGGGTAAGAATTATGTTGGAGTTGATGTCATCACCTACATAAACTAATGGTCTTGAATTTACCACTGCTTCTGTCTCTGCTAAAAGAGTTCTTAATTGTACGTTGGTAAGACACAACTTCCCAATTGTTTTCCGAAGGCATCTCTTTACTATTCCTATAAGACGCTCGTAGAAACCACCCATCCATGGGGCAAGCTCTACTATGAATTGCCACTTGATATCTTCATTTGCGATATAGCTCTGAACATCTGGATCTCTGACTGTTGAGGCCAAGGTTTCTTCTAAGATATTACTGGCCAACTTGAATTGTGAAGCATTATCTGAAATGAGTTGCTTCGGCTTTCCCCATCGAGCTATGAATCGTCTCAATCCATGAAGGAACTCTTCTGTGGACATATCTTGCATAAGCTCTAAATGGATGGCTCTAACCACTAAACAGGTAAACAAGCACATCCATACTTTCTTGGTGACGCCGTCTGTTTTCACATATATTGGACCAAAATAGTCTACTCCAGTGTAGTTAAATGGAGAGGACTCATTTACTCTCTTTCTAGGTAAGGGCGGCATAATAGGCATTCTGTATGGTCCTCCTTCATGTCTCTTGCAGATTGTACATCTCCGCAGAACTCTTTTCACTTCAGAACGTCCTTGTGGAATCCAGTATGTCTGACGAACCATAGACAGGGTCTGAGATACTCCAAGATGCATGGATTTTCTGTGGTAACTGTCTATCAGTAAATCTGTTACACGACTTTTCTTAGGAAGTAAAATTGGTGTCCTAGCTCCCTCAGTCAAGTGTGCAGCTCCTAGTCTGCCAACACATCTAATGATTCCATCTTGATCTAATGTTAATCCTAATTGGTTAATCAAATTATGTCTCTTCTTTTCTGTTAACGCAAGTTTTACATCACTGTAGCTCTGGGTTTGGATACTCTTTATCCAAAGTGTCTTTGCCATGCTCAACTCTGTCTCAGTCAAAGGACCAGAGGATGACTTCACTCTCTTTAGTCTCTTAATGAATCTCAGAATCCATGCTGATACTCTTATTAGTTTCATGAAGGATGAGAAACGCTTGTCGTCCATGCAAAATGGATTCTTATATTCAGCACTAACAGTCTCTGTGAATCCGTGAGGACCTTCCCCAGCTAATAGTTTTGTCTCATACATTACTCGCGGTCTCTTGTACTCAGTCCCAATTATACTGTCAAAGTCATTTTCACTGGTAGGGGGCGTCCATGAAGGCCACTCatctttcttctttttcaaCCATGCTGGGCCATTCCACCAACAGGTATTTTCCCTTAAAGTGTCAACTGTGGTACCTCTGCTTGCAATATCTGCTGGATTATCACTTGACATAACGTACTGAAATTCAATGTCACTGCAACTCTGAATTTCTTTAACTCTGTTTTCTACAAATGTTGTCAAAGGCTTTTTGGTTTTAATCCAGTGTAAAACACATTGTGAATCTGTCCAAAGTATTTTCTCAGATATTGCCAGTTTCAGTTGATTTTCTACAAAGTTTATGCTTCGCACACCGATGAGAACAGCCAGAAGTTCAAGACGAGGCATGGAAATTTTCTTTTTGGGTGCTAAACGAGTCTTGGAAAATACTAGGTTACAGATGCTTGAAGTGTCAGTGGTCATCTGCAGGTAAACTGCCGTGGCAAATGCTTTCGCTGACGCATCACAAAAGCACAAAATTCTGTAGGAAACATCTCCTGGGAGCCCACAGTATCTTGGAATCTGGCATTGTGGAATTTCTCTTAAATCTGCTGCTATCTCTTTCCACTTCTGGATATCTTCTTCTCCAAGTTGTTCATCCAATTCAAGATTTTTCTCCCACAACGCTTGAAGAAATAGTTTTGCCTTTAAAGTACCTGGAGTGAAAAATCCAAGAGGATCAAATATTGATGCAACTCTTTGTAGTACTTCTCGTTTGGTCACTGGTACTGGCGTGTTTTCATAATTCCCAACTGGGACTGAGAGTACATCTTCTGTAAGACTCCAGATTACTCCAAGTATCTTCATCTTCTCTCTTGTTGATTGATCTTCAGGAGgaacaagtttgtagaactccTTAACATCTGATGCCCAGTCTCTCAAGTTCATAGACATGCTATTGAAGATTTCCTTGGCCTCCTCGTACAGTGTTTCTCCTTCCTCAGGTGTATCAACTCCTGTAATAACATTGTCAACATAAATATTACTCCGGATGTGTTCTGCTGTCCTGCTTTCATAAGTACTGAGGTGATGATCTACAGTTGCTGCTAGTAGGAATGGGCTGGAGATCACCCCAAAGGGAACTCTGCAAAATCTGTACACTTGTACGTTGTTGTCTACCGTGGGATTATTTACATCCTTTAACCAGAAAAATCTTGTGGCATCACGATCTTTTTCCTGTAGACCAACTTGCAGAAATGCCTTCTCAATATCAGCGACTATTGCTATCTTCTTTAGTCTAAAGCGCAGTAAAAGTCCACATAAGTCATGGAGCATCACTGGTCCTCTGTGTAAGCACTCATTCAAGCTGGTGTTTTTAGGCTGCGACTTCGCTGATGCATCATACACAATTCTTACTTTGGTAGTGGGTTTCGTTAAGTCTACTACTGCATGATGAGGAATGTATTGTTTAATTCCTGTCTCTCCGTTGCTGCGCTGAACTTTCTCTATAATCCCCTTTTTACACTGGTCCTGAATTATCTCATCATACTTATGTAATAACTCAGAGTTACTCTGCAGCTTGTGGACTAGTGACTTGAGTCTCCCATATGCTAGTTCTCTATTTTCTGGAAGATCTGTAAATTCTTCCTTCCAAGGCCATGTGACCTGGTATCTGTTGTTTTCTATCTTCAATGTGCTATTGAAATTTCTCAGGGCTTTTCCGTCGTCTGAAGTGTAAGGAGAATCTTGAATTCCAATTGTCTCCAGATTCCAAAAATCATCAATGGAAGGTTTCACCGATAGGCACTCATCCACTCTGGAATGGAGGCAATATTCTGTGAGAGATAAATTCCCATTGGTAATCATCATAACTTGCTCCTCATCTTCGCAATATGGTCTTTGGGTCCTTCCAGTCAGAATCCATCCAAGTTAAGAAgcaagtaggtaaaatcccttTTGGATTTCTATTTTTTCTGGTAGTATCAAATCCAGGTAATAGTCATTACCTATCAGGATGTCAACTGTCGAGTTTTCAAACTTCACTGGTAGAGTATCTGCTAATTGTAGATTTTTCCACAGGGTTTGACATCTGTCTTGAATGTCTTTGGGAACCGGTTTTCTCTGGACTGTTCCTGTAATTGTGGGTACAACATTTGCATCAATACTTAAATAATGTCCATCCTTGAGTTTCAGTTTCAAGGAAACTTTAGGTGTTTTCACTATTTTAGGCCTTTCTGCACCAAAGGTTATCAAGGATATCTTCTCTGTTGCATGGCTTTTCAACTTTAATCTGTCAGCTAAGTTTTCTGTTATGTATGTTCTCTGAGATCCTGAGTCCATAAGAAGTCTAGCTGGTTctgaattttctctatattGGTTAGAAACCTCTGTTTTTGCTGTCTGCATCAAAACAATATCACCTGATGATAGTAAACTATTCTCTGAATCCCTTTGAAACTTCGAAGTCTCTTCTATTGTGCTTATTTCTTCAGTCAGGTGTGAACTTTCTCTTTGACGGAAAGGTATTTTCTTGGGACATAAGCTTCTATGGTGGCTATGCTGCTTACAATGATAACATGTCTTCTCAACTCTGCATTCTTTACTTCTGTGGCCAGGCTTCAAGCAGACAAAGCACTTCCCCCTGAGTCTCTGTTTTCTATCTTCTATGGTTCTGTACTTTCTACATTCATCAGTCCAATGAGAACCCTCACAAAAGGTGCACACTGTAGGTCTTACTGGAACTCTCATTGGTCTGTTTCGTCGTATTGCTGACTCCTTATTAGTTGAGATCACTAAGGCTTCAGCTGTGGTGTGCCTCTCTTCATGTCTTACAACACTAGAAGTTTGAAGTTCTGATGATTCTTTCACTGTGATGTAACTTTTCATTAAATCTCTCAGTTTCTGCACCGTCCACTTTTCCTGTGAACCTTTTTGTATTTCAAGCTGCAGTAGAGTTTCTTTGGGTAGTTTGGAGGTAATCATGGAAATGAACACATCCTGGTTGACATCCTGATGTAAAGCTTCCAAGCTGCGCATGTGTCTCTCAATGTCATCATGTAACTTCCGCAGACTTGATGTGTCATTGGTAGCTGACTGAGTATTGATGAGTTCAACATAATGTTTGTTGATAACTGATTGCACGTCTCCAAATCTGTCCTTCAGAATAGAAATAGCTACATCATAGTTTTGATTTGAAAGTGAAAGTCCAGATATGGCTAGTCTAGCTGTTTCTGTAAGTTTGCTTCTGAGATAGTTAAATTTCTCAATGTTGGAGAGCTTATGGTTCCTGTGAACAGTAGCTTCAAAGGCATCCCAGAATtccttgaatttaattttatctccATTATAGGAAGGTAGTTCTAACTTTGGAAGTTTAACTGCCACTGAGTCTGCCACTGGGTTGTGTTGTTGGAGTGACAGCtcttgaaaatgaataatttgttCCTGCATCTTTGCTTGTAAATGAATCAGGTGATCTAGTCTTGGGTCTGACATATCATGAGGTTTCTTCAGAGTTGTAAGTTTTTCTTGTAGTGTTTTCTCAAGAATGATGAGCTGCTCAGAGCGATCATTTGCCTCATTTAATAAAAGGAACACCTTTCCACTGATTTCACTGAATTTCTCTTGTTCACCTTGTTTAGTCTCTTGGCCCTCTATCACCATTGACCACTTCTCCATCGTTTCTTCAAGTTTGGCGCTGAACTCCTTTATCCGTCTCACTGATGTTTCAACATTTCTAAGTAGAGCTGTCGGATCTTCCTCTGATACATCTATCGACACAAGTTTATCAGCCTTTTTAATTTCTGTCTCTATAAGATTTCTGTACCTGGTACAAAGTCCTTTCAAATAGGTTGCTGACATCTTTCTTCTGTAGTCTTGAACACTTAAAGGCTCCTAGAATCTTCACAGCGGGTTCCGGCACCAATCAATGTGGCGAGCTATTCTTGAAgtcttgaaataaaaactcccttttcctttttatacatttaataaacacatataaataaatcaacaatACAACACAATATTAGACTGAAAACAATACACACGAATAGCCTACCACATTGTTAAAGATAACTGACACACAACACattcatatcatatatacacCTCTGCTCACACTTCACACAATCTGACACCAAAACACACTCTCTTCTCTTGCACTGTCTAAAAGTAAAAGCCACCCATCTAACCCCTATCACTTATCATGCTTATTTCCCTTCCCTAACTATATACCTTTTATTCCCTGTACTATACTCTATTTCTATTTAACACCTTCAAACCCTTTCTCCTCTCTCTCCTGCTCGCCAACTGTCTTCTGCTAAACTTACTTCCTCTCGTTCAATATTGACAAAAAGTAAACACTCGGACAAAAACGGAAAATGGattaaacattaacaaaaaaCCTTGATCTGACAAAAACGGACATACATTAACATTACTAAGAGATTAAACAAACTTATTAAAACATGAAAGTAAACATTAACATCTATGTCCATATTAGAAATGaaattgtgatatatatatacatgtattcacaacAGAAATGCGATCTAATATCATCGCGATATGAGACCAGTAAAAAGCTACAATGAGCCTCAACGCTCTCTATGATCAAAACTAGCGAAACGCAGAACAATTACTTTGCCTGACTGAGTCACCAAACTGATGTTTGAACacaatattacatgaaaaacaaatgtaaacaagtaaacaaaatcgAAGCCGAGGAATTTCACTTCGTTTCCGTTCCATCcaacaatattaaataatataaaacaatatctagGGGAAGTACAGATAAATCCTACCTTGTTCAGTTGAATCCTATGCCGATTTCTGTCCACGCTGGTTGTAAACGAGTTAAATTCCGAGATATATCACTGAAGTCCACATGTTTATTCTGATCACAGCTGCAAGCGCCGATGTGACGTAGTCAACCTCGACACGTCATCAGATgacttaggaatttcatgatttcgcGAGATATAAAGAatagtttatgattttatttcagtacaCCTTTCTTGAACCATTCAAACCCAATAattaatcatattcattttggtagATGTTTGTTAATTACCGAAATACCCATATCTCGTAAAATCTCATGAATAAGGGGCGGGGCTTATGCAAATTTTTCTAAATCACACGTGGTAGAATTCTTAGACCTTCCTTAACATAGCTGAGAAATATATGTTATGTATTGGTTTTGTTGAAATAAGCATTAAGCCATGGTTCTGCAAATGCAAAGTAGGGTCTAGAGTTATGAATATGTGCGCCCACATCACAAgtataaaatggtttttgtCATTTGCAATGTAAAAAGACATCCAAAACATTGGTGTACGTAACTGGCGCAGCTACTTGGATGATGCTGCAGCGTTGCCTGTGGATAATTCGGACAGTGAAGAAGACAGTCTTGTCGGAAATGAAgaggaataatatttttttaaagatattgtgGTTTATGTTTGGTTTAACATATAATGACAATAGAGAGAGAGGGgaagagggagagagagaagagagagagaaacaatAAGTACTATTGTATTCGAGAAGTTATACGTAAGACAGAGAGAGTGTGAAGGATAAAGATATGTAGCAAAGAGCTTGGTAAGGTGTTTCACagacaatatgtttaaatatactGAGTGAGAAAGAGGGAAATAGTAATTTTCATGTTCTTAATCAGGTAGttacatagaaaaataaaattatcattttaattatacaaaaatcatATTGATTTATAAATTCAATGAAGTCACGTACGATGTAaggtattatttatatataaactgtacatgtatatacttaataaataaatattatgaagtaaaatataacaGGTTTTGTATTACATAACTGAATTGAGTATCAGGAAAATGGAAAAGAAGAACAAGTTTTgctatacatgtaccggtagatgATTTCCATTTGCAGTTTTGACCAAACCGGGTTTTTCCGG encodes:
- the LOC136273495 gene encoding uncharacterized protein; this translates as MSATYLKGLCTRYRNLIETEIKKADKLVSIDVSEEDPTALLRNVETSVRRIKEFSAKLEETMEKWSMVIEGQETKQGEQEKFSEISGKVFLLLNEANDRSEQLIILEKTLQEKLTTLKKPHDMSDPRLDHLIHLQAKMQEQIIHFQELSLQQHNPVADSVAVKLPKLELPSYNGDKIKFKEFWDAFEATVHRNHKLSNIEKFNYLRSKLTETARLAISGLSLSNQNYDVAISILKDRFGDVQSVINKHYVELINTQSATNDTSSLRKLHDDIERHMRSLEALHQDVNQDVFISMITSKLPKETLLQLEIQKGSQEKWTVQKLRDLMKSYITVKESSELQTSSVVRHEERHTTAEALVISTNKESAIRRNRPMRVPVRPTVCTFCEGSHWTDECRKYRTIEDRKQRLRGKCFVCLKPGHRSKECRVEKTCYHCKQHSHHRSLCPKKIPFRQRESSHLTEEISTIEETSKFQRDSENSLLSSGDIVLMQTAKTEVSNQYRENSEPARLLMDSGSQRTYITENLADRLKLKSHATEKISLITFGAERPKIVKTPKVSLKLKLKDGHYLSIDANVVPTITGTVQRKPVPKDIQDRCQTLWKNLQLADTLPVKFENSTVDILIGNDYYLDLILPEKIEIQKWILTGRTQRPYCEDEEQVMMITNGNLSLTEYCLHSRVDECLSVKPSIDDFWNLETIGIQDSPYTSDDGKALRNFNSTLKIENNRYQVTWPWKEEFTDLPENRELAYGRLKSLVHKLQSNSELLHKYDEIIQDQCKKGIIEKVQRSNGETGIKQYIPHHAVVDLTKPTTKVRIVYDASAKSQPKNTSLNECLHRGPVMLHDLCGLLLRFRLKKIAIVADIEKAFLQVGLQEKDRDATRFFWLKDVNNPTVDNNVQVYRFCRVPFGVISSPFLLAATVDHHLSTYESRTAEHIRSNIYVDNVITGVDTPEEGETLYEEAKEIFNSMSMNLRDWASDVKEFYKLVPPEDQSTREKMKILGVIWSLTEDVLSVPVGNYENTPVPVTKREVLQRVASIFDPLGFFTPGTLKAKLFLQALWEKNLELDEQLGEEDIQKWKEIAADLREIPQCQIPRYCGLPGDVSYRILCFCDASAKAFATAVYLQMTTDTSSICNLVFSKTRLAPKKKISMPRLELLAVLIGVRSINFVENQLKLAISEKILWTDSQCVLHWIKTKKPLTTFVENRVKEIQSCSDIEFQYVMSSDNPADIASRGTTVDTLRENTCWWNGPAWLKKKKDEWPSWTPPTSENDFDSIIGTEYKRPRVMYETKLLAGEGPHGFTETVSAEYKNPFCMDDKRFSSFMKLIRVSAWILRFIKRLKRVKSSSGPLTETELSMAKTLWIKSIQTQSYSDVKLALTEKKRHNLINQLGLTLDQDGIIRCVGRLGAAHLTEGARTPILLPKKSRVTDLLIDSYHRKSMHLGVSQTLSMVRQTYWIPQGRSEVKRVLRRCTICKRHEGGPYRMPIMPPLPRKRVNESSPFNYTGVDYFGPIYVKTDGVTKKVWMCLFTCLVVRAIHLELMQDMSTEEFLHGLRRFIARWGKPKQLISDNASQFKLASNILEETLASTVRDPDVQSYIANEDIKWQFIVELAPWMGGFYERLIGIVKRCLRKTIGKLCLTNVQLRTLLAETEAVVNSRPLVYVGDDINSNIILTPAHFLTLNPKTGIPDSNEEDTEDSEYLPNISSAEK